From the Lactobacillus sp. PV034 genome, the window TTTGCATATTAATAATTGGTTCTTTAATAACTTTTTTATGTATTTTTTCCGCGATATTTCTTTTCGTAATTGCGCAGCTATGCAGTGTCCCACTGAAAAGGTAAAAGCAGAACTAGAAAAATATCACTTCAAGCAAAAATTATACGTAATTTCTAATGGGATTACTCAAGCGTTTATTGATAACCCTCATAAAAAGGAAGTGGGTCATCCTTTTACCATTTTGTGTATCGGTCGGTATTCACGGGAAAAACATCAAGAAGTTCTCTTTAAAGCTATGAAACTAGTGCAGCATAATCAAAAGATTAGGTTGATTTTTGCAGGGAAGGGACCGTTAAAAAAAGAATATGAACAGTTAGCTAGAGAATTACCGGCAAAACCAATCATGAAATTTTATACAGCTACCCAACTACGTAAAGTAATGCGTGAAACTGATCTTGTTGTTCATTGTGCTGATGTTGAAGTCGAAGGAATGGCATGTATGGAGGCGTTTGCGGCAGGATGTGTACCTGTGATTGCTGATAGTCCACTTTCATCTACTGCGTCTTATGCCTTGACTGCACATAATTTATTTCCTGCTGGCGATTGTCAACGGCTAGCTGCACAAATAGATTATTGGTATGATCATCCAGCCGAACTGGTGAAAATGCGGCAACGTTATCGGACTTATGCAAAAGAGTTCACTGTTCGTAAGTCTGCCGAAAAAGCCTTGAATATGATGAGAGAAATTGAAAAGAAGAATTAAACAAATGAACTATCTTACTAATACTGAACCTAATAAATTATATGTAATATCTGATACTCATTTATTGGCTAAAGAGTTACAAGATGAAGGGCCGGCTTTTCAAAGAATGCGAGATACAAGTGCGGGGAAAGACCTTGACTATCCTGGCTTGGCGTTAATCGCTTTTGTTCGTAAAATATTACAGGAAAAGCCAACTGCAGTTGTTATTACTGGTGATTTAACCTTTAATGGCGAAAAATTATCGGCTGAGAAATTAGCAACTATTTTTGCTCCACTTGAAAAAGCAGGAATTTACTTTTTTGTGATTCCAGGCAATCATGATATTTATGACGGCTGGGCCAGAAAATTCAGAAATGATAAAAGCTTTTATACTGAGCAGATTAGTACGCAAGAATGGAAACAAATTTTTACTACATCTTATCAACATGCAGCAAGTATTGATGGCCTTTCTTATAGCATTAATTTTAGTAAAAAATATCGTTTAGTATTTGCTGATTCTAATATTTATGGTGAGCGTGAATCATTAACACATCCTATTACCAATGGCAAATTAAGCAATAACCAATTAAAATGGATCAAAAAAGAATTTAAGCAAGCTAAAAATAACCATCAGCATGTGCTACTTTTTATGCATCACAATTTGTATGACCATAATGAGATTATTAAGGGTGGTTTCACCTTAGATAATGCGCCTGATTTGCGTCGATTATGTCAAAAATATCAAGTTGCAGTAGCATTTTCAGGGCATATCCATGCGCAAAATATTATTCGGGGAAATGATGAATGTGATACACCTGAAGTTGCTAGTTCAGGTTTTTCGATGTCTGATCAAGGTTATGGGGTAATTGAATTAACACCTAATGCAGTCGAATATCAACGTTATTCTTTCGATATGGTGCCATTTCTAGCGGATAGAGAAAAAGCGCTGTTACCAAAACAAGATTTTCATGAGTATTTGCATGATATTTTTTATCAGACCAATCAAAAGCAGATGGCTTGGTTAAAAAAGAAGATTTCAAATCAAGCGGAATATGAAAGAATTTTAAATTTTATTGATCGGCTTAATTGGAATTATTTTATTGGTAAAAGTAATTATTCAAGTAAAGATAAAAGTAAGATAATATCATCACCAGAGTATCAGTTGGTGAAAGCAAAGCTACCAGAAATGAAGAATTATCTTGATTCTTTATTAGCTGTAGATCAAGATAGTCAGCATTTAAGAGTGGAATTGTAAAAATCCATCTTGTTTACAGTATTAGAGTACTTATTTTTTGGTTAGAAAGAAATTTAATTTTAAAATAAATATGAGAAAAGAAATTAAGGAGAATGCAAATGGCAATTAGTGAAAATGCAAAAAAGTATTATAAAAAAATGTTTTCTGGTCATGAATCTGTATTAACAAAGACAGATCCTGAATTTATTGAATTCTTTAAAAACTTTGCCTTTGACGAAGTTGTAAATCATGATGATATGGATGATCGAACTAGATTTATGACTATTTTGGCTACTTTAATTGGTTGTCAAGGTAAGGAAGAATATGAATTAATGGTGACTGCAGCTCTGAATTTTGGTGTAAAGCCAGTTGAAATTAAAGAAATAGTTTATCAAGCTGTAGCATATCTAGGGATGGGACGTGTATTCCCATTTTTCAAATTAACTAATAAAGTTTTTGAAGAACAGGGAATCGAGTTACCACTTCCTGGGCAGGCAACTACCGAGGCTGATGAAAGATTACGTGCTGGTGAACAAGCACAGATTGATATTTTTGGACCAGGGATGAAAGATTTTTGGAAGTCGGGTCCTGAAGAAAGTCAACACATTAATTATTGGTTAGCTGATAACTGCTTTGGTGATTACTACACTCGCCATGGATTGACTCTTAAGGAAAGAGAATTAATGACTTTTTGTTATCTAGCTGCACAAGGCGGCGTAGAACCACAGTTAGTTGCGCATGCCAAAGCAAACTTATCAATGGGAAATGATAAGCAATTTTTGATTGATGTAATTTCTCAAAATATTCCTTATATTGGCTATCCACGTAGTTTAAATGCTTTAAGATGCGTCAATACTGCTGCTGAGGAATTAGATAAAAACTAGGAGGCTTTAAAATGAAAAAAGTTTTAATTTTAGGAGCAAATGGTCAAATTGCTCGTCTTGTTGAGGAGCGCTTATTAAAAGAACAACCAGATGTTGAATTGACTTTGTTTTTACGTAACTCTGATCGTTTAGCAAATTTGGCTGATAATAAACGTGTTCGTATTATTGAAGGTGATGCAACTAATGAAAAAGAAGTTGCCGATGCAATGCATGGTCAAAATATTGTTTATATGGCGATGGTAGATCATGAGCACGATAATCAAATTACTAAGAATGTAATTGAAGCGATGAAGCATAATGACGTTAAGCGTGTAATCTCATCAAATATTTTGGGTATTTACGATGAAGTTCCTGGTGAATTCGGACGCTGGAACCATGAACAGGTAAAGGAAGGCTTAGAATCAGCAACAAAATCAGCTGAACTTTTAGAAGATTCAAGATTAGATTACACAATTATCCGTATCCCTTGGTTAAATGATCGTGACGAAATTAAGTACACTGTTACTCACGCTAATGAAGAATATGTTGGTGTTTCAGCTTCTCGTAAAAGCATTGCTGACTTGATTGTCAAAATTATTGCTGATCCATCATATTTGGCTAAAGATAGTGTAGGAGCAGCTGACCCTGATACTCAAGGCCAAGATCGTCCTGTATACTAAGTAAAAGCATAATTCTTATAATTTGTAAGCTAATAACTTTTATCTTATTCATAAAACATATATAATAATAGTTATAATAGAAAAAGGAGAGATTAAATTATGAAAAAATTAGATTCAAATAAATTAACTCCAGAACAACAAAATATGTTCAACGATGAATTAACTTACCTTGCAACTGTAAGTAAAGATGGTACTCCACAAGTTGGTCCTAAGGCTTCATTAATTGCAATTAATGACCACCAATTACAATACTTAGAAAAGACTAAGTCAACTGCTTACCAAAACATTAAGGATGGTTCAAAAGTAGCAGTTGTTGCAGCTAACGTTCCAAGCCACAAGGCTGTTCGTGCTGTTGGGACAGCTGAAATTCACGAAAATGATGAATTTGCTAAGGCTATCGTAGAAAATTCTGACACTCCAGATGCATACGTAGTTGTAATTAACGTTGAACAAGTAAACGGCTAATTATAAATATATTTAATAATTAAAAGAGCGACATGGGATTGTCGCTCTTTTTTTGCTATACTGAAACAAGGTGAAGACAGATGAATGAACTTGAAAAAAATGAAAAATTAGGCAATTTATATGCTTATTATGGTTCACTTTTGACCCAGGGACAGCAAGAGTATTTTGAAGATTATTACTATAATGATTTGTCTTTAGGAGAAATTGCAGATAATCATCAAGTTTCGCGGCAAGCTGTTTATGATAATTTGAGACGTTCAAGTAAAGCTTTGGAAAATTACGAATCTAAGCTTCATATGGCGCAAGATTATCAAAAGTTTGGTAAGTTAACTCAAGAAATATCACATGCTTTATCAGATGGTAACAAGCAGCTAGCTCAAGAAAAAACAGACTATTTATTAAATGAATTAGGCGAGGTTTAAGGATATGGCTTTTGAAAGTTTAAGTGAGAGACTCCAAAAGGCTCTAAGAAATTTAACAGGTAAGGGAAAAATCAGTGAAGCTGATATTAATGAAGCATCCCGTGAAATTAGATTAGCTTTACTTGAAGCAGATGTTAACTTTAAAGTCGTAAAAGATTTTATTAAAACTATTAAAAAAGAAGCTTTAGGTAAAGAAGTCCAAGAAAGCTTAAATCCAGGACAACAAATTATCAAGATAGTTGATCAAGAGTTAACTAAAATGATGGGAGAGGAAGCTGTTAGCTTAAACAAAGCTCCTCATATTCCTACGATCATTATGATGGTTGGTCTTCAGGGTACTGGTAAGACTACTACTGTTGGTAAACTTGCTAATTATCTTAAGAAGAATGATAATGCGCGTCCGCTATTAATTGCTGGTGATATTTACCGTCCAGCAGCTATTGATCAATTAAAGCAAATTGGATCTGACTTAGATGTACCTGTTTACAGTGAAGATAATAAAGATGTAGCCGAAATTGTTAAACATGGTCTTGCGCAAGCAGATAAAAATAAGAATGACTATGTAATTATCGATACCGCTGGTCGTTTGGAAATCGATGAACAGTTAATGGACGAATTAAAGCGCATTACTGAAGTTGCACATCCAGAAAATACTTTATTAGTAGTTGATGCCATGACCGGTCAAGCTGCTACCAAAGTTGCTGAAGGCTTTAATGCAGATCTTGATTTGACTGGGGTTATTTTAACTAAGTTAGATGGTGATACTCGTGGTGGTGCTGCTTTATCAGTTCGTGCTGTAACTGGATTACCAATTATCTTTACTGGTCAAGGTGAAAAATTAAGTGCTCTAGAAACTTTCCACCCAGATCGAATGGCTTCTAGAATTCTTGGCATGGGTGATATGCTGAGCTTAATAGAAAAGGCTCAACAAGACTATGATGCTAAAGAAGCCGAAAAAGTAGCGCAAAAAATGCGTGAAAATACTTTTAACTTTAATGATTTTATTGATCAATTAGAACAAGTTCAAAAGATGGGACCAATTGATCAATTAATTAAAATGATTCCAGGGATGGCTAATAATCCTGCACTTAAGAATATTCAAATGCCAGAAAAGCAAATTGATCATACTAAAGCGATCGTTTACTCAATGACGCCTGCAGAAAGAGAAGATCCAGATATTTTGAATCCTTCACGTCGTCGCAGAATTGCAGCAGGATCAGGTATAGCGGTAGCAGAAGTTAACCGTATGATTAAGCAATTTAAACAAGCCAAAGAAATGATGCAAAAGATGACCTCAGGTAATATGAAGGGCCTTGAAAATATTCCAGGCATGAATTCGCCGATGGGCAAGATGGCTATGCGCTCAATGAGTAAAAGATTTAAGAAAAGTAAGAAGAAGCGCATGAAGAAAATTAAAAGATTTCACTCCTAAAAATAAGTGTTAAGGAAAAATACTTTACACTTATGCAGGGATGTGCTATATTATTAAAGTCAAATAATTTAGGAGGAAATTAAATGTCTGTTAAAATTCGTATGCGCCGCATGGGCTCAAAGAGAAAACCTTTCTACCGTATCGTTGTTGCTGACTCACGTATGCCACGTGATGGTCGTTTCATCGAAGAAGTAGGTTACTACAACCCACTTACTAACCCTGATGAAGTTAAGCTTGAAGAAGGTAAAATCTTTGATTGGCTTGAAAAGGGTGCACAACCTTCAGATACTGTAAGAAGCTTACTTTCAGATGCTGGTATTATGAAGAGATACCACGATGCAAAATACGGTAAGTAATTACTGAACTTAAAAGAGCTTGGGAGTAAGTCCTAAGCTCTTTTCTTTTTATAAATTGAGGTTTTAAATGGATAATTATTTTGAAGTAGGTAAAATTTTAACTACTCATGGCTTAAAAGGTGAAGTAAAAGTTAATCCAATCACTGATTTTATTGAAGAACGTTTTACTCCTGGAACTAGTTTATATATTGGAGAAAGTGTAGATAGCTCAAAGCAAGAAGTTGTGGTCCAAAGAGCTAGAATGCACAAACAATTTGTTTTAGTCATTTTTGAAGGTATTGATAATATTGATGAAGCTGAAAAGATAGTAGGTAAAAAAATCTTTGTTAAAGAAAGTGATCGTCAAGAATTAGAAGATGGTTCTTACTATTTTAAAGATATTTTAGATTTACCAGTTTTTGATGCTGAGACAGGCGAAAAATTGGGAATTTTAAATGATATTGAAACTCCAGGAGCAAATGATATTTGGGAGATAAAACCAGAAAATGGTAAGTCATTTTGGATTCCAAATATCGCTTCAGTTGTTAAAAAAGTAGATTTGGATAATAAACGCATAGAAGTAAGTTTACTTGAGGGATTGCGCGATGAAGATTAATGTTTTGACTTTATTTCCAGATATGTTTACACCACTTCAAGTATCAATGCTTGGCCGAGGCCTTGAGGATGGCAAATGGGATTTAAATTTAGTTAATTTTAGAGACTTTACAACTGATGTTCATCATCATGTCGATGACACTCCTTATGGTGGGGGAGCAGGCATGGTATTACAAATTATGCCAATTAAGAAAGCACTAGATTCCATCGAAAATAAAGGAAAAGTTATCATTACTGCACCACAGGGGAAGACTTTTGATGAAAAAATGGCTCAGGAATGGTCTAAGGAAGAGAATCTTACTTTTATTTGTGGTCACTATGAAGGATTTGATCAGCGTGTCTATGATCTAGCTGATGAAACAGTTTCTATTGGTGATTATGTCTTAACAGGTGGAGAATTACCAACAATGAGTATGATAGATGCGACAGTACGGCTTTTGCCGGGAATTCTTGGAAATGCTGCTTCTCCTGTTGAGGAAAGTTTTTCTCATGGTTTATTAGAATATCCTCAATATACTCGTCCTGCTGATTTTGAAGGCTTAAAGGTACCCGAAGTTTTGACTTCTGGTAATCACCAAAAGATTGCTGAATGGCGTCATCGTGAGGCATTAAAAACTACATATCTAAATCGCCCAGATATGCTTGAAAATCGTGAACTAACAAAAGAAGAAGTTAAAATGCTCAGAGAAATTAAGGCAGAATTAGGACAATAGCATTTACAAGTAAAGTATCATTTGATAGACTACTTTATGTGACTAAATGAGTCACTAGAGTTATGGGTATTCCGCTGGCAGTGGTTGTTTATGAATGCCGTAGAAGGAGAGAAATATAATGGATCCATTAATTCAAGAATTGACAAAAGATCAAATTCGTACTGATTTACCAGACTTCCGTGCAGGTGATACTGTTCGTGTTCACGTACGTGTTGTTGAAGGTAGTCACGAACGTATCCAGATTTTCGAAGGTGTTGTAATTAAGAGAAAGGGTGCTGGCATCAGCGCTACTTACACTGTTCGTAAGATGTCATCTGGTATCGGTGTTGAACGTACTTTCCCAGTAAACGACCCACGTGTTGCTAAGGTTGAAGTTGTACGTCAAGGTCGTGTACGTCGTGCTAAGCTTTACTACTTACGTGATCGTCATGGTAAGGCAGCTAGAATTCCTGAAAAGCGTCGTAAATAATAAAAATAAAGCTTTCTTGTACAAGAAAGCTTTATTTTTTTATCGTAAATTTTATAGATTAAGAAAAGAATTAATATGATTCCTAAAAATGCTCAAGTAAAGTTAAAATATGATTTAAATAATTTACCCCACGTTGTTGTGCAGGCTAGTTTTATGAGCCCGGAGCAAATTTATACTTTACAATTATTACATCAGCAAAGAGATACGGTTGTATATCGTCATCCAGCTTTTGGAAAAGAAGTAAATTTTGAGGGAGAAGAGGCAGTGCTATACTTAAAAGGTAACGAAGAAAATACCGCAGCAGGCCATACTCAAACTTTGATTTACTCTGGACGTGAGAATTACTATTTTGTAGGTGTAAAGCCCAAAAAAACTGGACATATTTTTTGGAGTACCCAAATTGCACGAGTTGCCCTTAATGAAGCTGGAAGTATTACTTATAATGAAAATACGCAATTACCACGATTATCATATCTAAATCGAGCAGGTATAAAATATCCCGGTAAAAATTTAGTTAGAGTAGAAGCAGCTATTTCTCCAAATTATCAGTATTTTTTGCTTGCTAGCATTGATAAGGACCATACAGGCCACTTTTCGCTTTATCATCTTAAAGATATTAACCGAGCATTGGATAAAGTTGAATATAAGCCAGTTGATATTAATATTGAAAAATTAAAATGTATTGATTCTTTTACAATTTCTAACTTTAATAGCGAATATTTTAAGTCAATTCAGGGATACGGAATTGATAATGATAAAAGCATTTATATTTCTAGTCAACCAAGTCCTACTCAAAATTGGTTAGGCTTTGCGCAACAAAGACTACCAAGAGAAATAGTGAAGATCCCTTGGGCTAATGAAATGGCAGATAACTGGGAAGTAGTAAATTTAGATAAAGAGAAAATTTTAAATATGAGAGGATTTGTGACTGAATTTGAAGGAATTCAAGTAATAGATCGAGATCATGTGTTATTAACTGTGGCATACCATAAAAGATATAGCGGAACTACGCTTCATAATAAAATTTTTGAAATTAAGATGTTATAAATTGATTTTTTAGAAGTAGTTAAGTATATAAAGAGTTGGGTATTGAGGGACAAAATGGAAAAGAGTGAAGAATTTAGAAAAATTTTAAATAATAAGGTGAACGGACAATTAATTCCGACAAATCATGAATCATTAAATTCGACCTATTTCGGATTTAGCAAAAAATTTAATAATAGTATATTTATCAAAGTATTTAATTCATTTAAGAAATTTATGACAGAAGAACGGATTACTTGCCAATTAAGTAAAAGAATATTGGATACTTTTAAAATTGATTGTAACGGAATGAAGTATGTTCTAGTTATGAAAGATTTACATCCACGAGATTTAGAAGAGAGGATAAATACTGAGCGAGCTTATGAAATGGGGGTTGTTTTGGCTAAATTTCATAATACAGTTAAAAGGTTTGATGGAATAAAAATAGAAAGTAATTATTTTAATAAAATACCTGAAAATATAAAAGAATTGAGAGATTCCCTCGAAAAAGAAAGATTATTTAATTTATCAAGAAAATTTAATAATTTACAGCCTTTAATTGAAAATGACTTAAAAGAGAATGTAAATGTTGTGTTACATGGGGATGTAGGAGTACGAAATTATAAAACTATAAATAATTGTTTAATCTTAATAGACTATGAGAGAGCCAGAGTAGGGATTAATTATCAAGATTTTATAAAACTTTTTTATCAAGATTTTAAATTAGATTCTTCATTAATTGACTCTTTTCTTAATGGATATAATTCAAAGAGCATTTATCATTGGAAAATAAATACCTCTACTCAGTATTTTCTCGTTTTTATAACTGCCATTGGTATTATGAAATATACTCAGAAAATCAAAGATAAACCTTTTAAAAAGATTGGAATACAAATGATTAACGAAATAGAAGATTATTTTAGATAAATAAATTTCGTAAAGTGTATGTCAAAATAAAAAACGCTTGATTACCATCAAGCGTTTTTATTAGTCGATATTATTACGATACAAGCCCACAACTTTCCCTAAGATATGAACAGTATTTAAGATGATAGGTGCCATCGTATCATTTTCTGGTTGAAGCCGGTAATGATCATCTTCTTTATAGAATCGTTTAACAGTAGCTTCATCTTCATCAGTCATTGCTACGACAATTTCACCGTTATGAGCAGAAGTTTGTTTTCTTACAATTACATTATCGCCATCAAGAATCCCCACATTAATCATTGAAGTTCCATGAACTCTTAACATGAAAAGATCCCCAGCATCATTAGTTAAGTCAGGTGGAATAGGGAAATAGTCTTCAACGTCTTCGACGGCTAAAATCGGTTGTCCAGCAGTTACAACACCGATAATTGGAATATTTTTAGGTTTAATTCCTAAAGCACTAAGTCCTTCTTGTGTTACTTCAATGGCACGAGGTTTGGTAGCATCTTTAATGATATAGCCCTTATTTTCAAGACGTGACAAATGACCATGAACAGTAGAAGTAGAAGATAAGTTAACAGCAGAACAAATTTCTCTTACGGTGGGAGGAAAACCACGGTCTTCGACTGTTTCATAAATATATTTTAAAATTTCAAGTTGCTTTGATTCGCGTGCTTCAGTCATATTAAACTCCTTTTATTGATACAATAATTCTAACAAAAAATAAAAGAGATAACAAACAAATGTTCTAGGTCTTTATAACTTTTTTTATAAATTTAGAAAGAGTAAACTTAATGAAGTAAGAGAGGTGTTTTTTATGGACAAAAAAGAAGAAGAAAAAGTAATAAAGCGTATTAATGAACTCTACCATACTAGTAAGGAAAGAGAATTAACGCCTGAAGAACTTGAAGAAAGAAAGAAATTGCGCAGTGCCTTCCTCGAAAACTTCCGTGCAGGATTTAGACAACAACTTGAAGATACTGTTGTTATCGATAAAGATGGTAAAGAAGTAACTTCTGAAAAGGCCAAAGAAGCACAAAGAAGAAAAGGTTTAAGAAAAGATTAAAATAAACCTTTAAAAAATATATCTTTTTTAGTAAAATTTACTTGTTAGAAAATTGGAGGTTTTATCATTATGAATATTGGGTTAGCAATTTTATTAATCATTATCGCTCTTCTTATTGGTCTTATTGCAGGCTTTTATGGTGCAAGAGCATATATGAAGAAATATTTTCAAGACAACCCTCCAATTAGTGAAGATATGATTGTTGCTATGATGTCTCAAATGGGGCAAAAGCCATCTGCTAAAAAAGTAAATCAAGTTATGAATATGATGAAACATCAACAACGCAAGTAAATTTAATTTAATCAATTCACTAATTTAGAAAACGAGGGAATTTTCCCCTCGTTTTTTTGTATATATTTTTATTGGGGTGATTTATTGAGTATATTTGGTAAACTAAATTGGTTTTTTAAGTCAGAGAAAAAAAGATATATTATTGGAATTATATTTTTAGCTTTAACTTCTGTAGCTAATTTGATTCCACCATTAATTTTAGGTAAAATGGCCGATCAATTAGATAAAGGACATATTAGTGTGGCTTATTATCTGTGGTTAATTTTAGCAATTGTCGCGGCTGCCTTTTCTTTATATTTTTTAAGATATTTTTGGCGCAAACAAATTTGGGGTGGCGCTGCTGTTTTAGAAAGAAAGCTGCGCTCGCAATTATTTGAGCATTTTATGAATATGGATCGCACTTTCTTTCAACGTCATCGAACCGGAGACTTGATGGCACATGCAACAAATGACATCACGGCTATTCAAAATGTTGCCGGTGATGGAGTATTAACCTTGGTCGATTCTTTAGTAACTGGTGGTTCTACCATAATTGCAATGATGGTAGTAGTTGATTGGCGGTTAACGATTATCGCCTTGTTGCCATTACCTATTTTAGCAATTGGTTCTTGGAAATTAGGGGACCGCCTGCATGGTGCCTTTGATAAATCGCAGGCAGCTTTTTCACGTCTTAATAACAAGACTCAGGAATCAGTATCTGGAATAAAAGTTCTAAAAACTTTTGGGCAAGGAAAAGAAGATACGGCTGCCTTTAATAAGATGGTTGATGAAACAATTG encodes:
- the ylxM gene encoding YlxM family DNA-binding protein, with the protein product MNELEKNEKLGNLYAYYGSLLTQGQQEYFEDYYYNDLSLGEIADNHQVSRQAVYDNLRRSSKALENYESKLHMAQDYQKFGKLTQEISHALSDGNKQLAQEKTDYLLNELGEV
- a CDS encoding metallophosphoesterase → MKRRIKQMNYLTNTEPNKLYVISDTHLLAKELQDEGPAFQRMRDTSAGKDLDYPGLALIAFVRKILQEKPTAVVITGDLTFNGEKLSAEKLATIFAPLEKAGIYFFVIPGNHDIYDGWARKFRNDKSFYTEQISTQEWKQIFTTSYQHAASIDGLSYSINFSKKYRLVFADSNIYGERESLTHPITNGKLSNNQLKWIKKEFKQAKNNHQHVLLFMHHNLYDHNEIIKGGFTLDNAPDLRRLCQKYQVAVAFSGHIHAQNIIRGNDECDTPEVASSGFSMSDQGYGVIELTPNAVEYQRYSFDMVPFLADREKALLPKQDFHEYLHDIFYQTNQKQMAWLKKKISNQAEYERILNFIDRLNWNYFIGKSNYSSKDKSKIISSPEYQLVKAKLPEMKNYLDSLLAVDQDSQHLRVEL
- a CDS encoding pyridoxamine 5'-phosphate oxidase family protein; its protein translation is MKKLDSNKLTPEQQNMFNDELTYLATVSKDGTPQVGPKASLIAINDHQLQYLEKTKSTAYQNIKDGSKVAVVAANVPSHKAVRAVGTAEIHENDEFAKAIVENSDTPDAYVVVINVEQVNG
- the trmD gene encoding tRNA (guanosine(37)-N1)-methyltransferase TrmD: MKINVLTLFPDMFTPLQVSMLGRGLEDGKWDLNLVNFRDFTTDVHHHVDDTPYGGGAGMVLQIMPIKKALDSIENKGKVIITAPQGKTFDEKMAQEWSKEENLTFICGHYEGFDQRVYDLADETVSIGDYVLTGGELPTMSMIDATVRLLPGILGNAASPVEESFSHGLLEYPQYTRPADFEGLKVPEVLTSGNHQKIAEWRHREALKTTYLNRPDMLENRELTKEEVKMLREIKAELGQ
- a CDS encoding NAD(P)H-binding protein, whose protein sequence is MKKVLILGANGQIARLVEERLLKEQPDVELTLFLRNSDRLANLADNKRVRIIEGDATNEKEVADAMHGQNIVYMAMVDHEHDNQITKNVIEAMKHNDVKRVISSNILGIYDEVPGEFGRWNHEQVKEGLESATKSAELLEDSRLDYTIIRIPWLNDRDEIKYTVTHANEEYVGVSASRKSIADLIVKIIADPSYLAKDSVGAADPDTQGQDRPVY
- the ffh gene encoding signal recognition particle protein encodes the protein MAFESLSERLQKALRNLTGKGKISEADINEASREIRLALLEADVNFKVVKDFIKTIKKEALGKEVQESLNPGQQIIKIVDQELTKMMGEEAVSLNKAPHIPTIIMMVGLQGTGKTTTVGKLANYLKKNDNARPLLIAGDIYRPAAIDQLKQIGSDLDVPVYSEDNKDVAEIVKHGLAQADKNKNDYVIIDTAGRLEIDEQLMDELKRITEVAHPENTLLVVDAMTGQAATKVAEGFNADLDLTGVILTKLDGDTRGGAALSVRAVTGLPIIFTGQGEKLSALETFHPDRMASRILGMGDMLSLIEKAQQDYDAKEAEKVAQKMRENTFNFNDFIDQLEQVQKMGPIDQLIKMIPGMANNPALKNIQMPEKQIDHTKAIVYSMTPAEREDPDILNPSRRRRIAAGSGIAVAEVNRMIKQFKQAKEMMQKMTSGNMKGLENIPGMNSPMGKMAMRSMSKRFKKSKKKRMKKIKRFHS
- a CDS encoding class III bacteriocin, whose amino-acid sequence is MIPKNAQVKLKYDLNNLPHVVVQASFMSPEQIYTLQLLHQQRDTVVYRHPAFGKEVNFEGEEAVLYLKGNEENTAAGHTQTLIYSGRENYYFVGVKPKKTGHIFWSTQIARVALNEAGSITYNENTQLPRLSYLNRAGIKYPGKNLVRVEAAISPNYQYFLLASIDKDHTGHFSLYHLKDINRALDKVEYKPVDINIEKLKCIDSFTISNFNSEYFKSIQGYGIDNDKSIYISSQPSPTQNWLGFAQQRLPREIVKIPWANEMADNWEVVNLDKEKILNMRGFVTEFEGIQVIDRDHVLLTVAYHKRYSGTTLHNKIFEIKML
- the rplS gene encoding 50S ribosomal protein L19, with amino-acid sequence MDPLIQELTKDQIRTDLPDFRAGDTVRVHVRVVEGSHERIQIFEGVVIKRKGAGISATYTVRKMSSGIGVERTFPVNDPRVAKVEVVRQGRVRRAKLYYLRDRHGKAARIPEKRRK
- a CDS encoding glycosyltransferase; protein product: MRILIVIDDFFNKSNGMCISTQRFAHEFKQAGNEVRIVSCKDGGKAYYSLPELVVPFFKKIIAKEGYHIAWPKKKVLKAAVGWADMVAVETPFPVSWRAAKYAKRMNKPAYGTFHIYPGNITETLHINNWFFNNFFMYFFRDISFRNCAAMQCPTEKVKAELEKYHFKQKLYVISNGITQAFIDNPHKKEVGHPFTILCIGRYSREKHQEVLFKAMKLVQHNQKIRLIFAGKGPLKKEYEQLARELPAKPIMKFYTATQLRKVMRETDLVVHCADVEVEGMACMEAFAAGCVPVIADSPLSSTASYALTAHNLFPAGDCQRLAAQIDYWYDHPAELVKMRQRYRTYAKEFTVRKSAEKALNMMREIEKKN
- the rpsP gene encoding 30S ribosomal protein S16 translates to MSVKIRMRRMGSKRKPFYRIVVADSRMPRDGRFIEEVGYYNPLTNPDEVKLEEGKIFDWLEKGAQPSDTVRSLLSDAGIMKRYHDAKYGK
- the rimM gene encoding ribosome maturation factor RimM (Essential for efficient processing of 16S rRNA) — encoded protein: MDNYFEVGKILTTHGLKGEVKVNPITDFIEERFTPGTSLYIGESVDSSKQEVVVQRARMHKQFVLVIFEGIDNIDEAEKIVGKKIFVKESDRQELEDGSYYFKDILDLPVFDAETGEKLGILNDIETPGANDIWEIKPENGKSFWIPNIASVVKKVDLDNKRIEVSLLEGLRDED
- a CDS encoding carboxymuconolactone decarboxylase family protein, producing the protein MAISENAKKYYKKMFSGHESVLTKTDPEFIEFFKNFAFDEVVNHDDMDDRTRFMTILATLIGCQGKEEYELMVTAALNFGVKPVEIKEIVYQAVAYLGMGRVFPFFKLTNKVFEEQGIELPLPGQATTEADERLRAGEQAQIDIFGPGMKDFWKSGPEESQHINYWLADNCFGDYYTRHGLTLKERELMTFCYLAAQGGVEPQLVAHAKANLSMGNDKQFLIDVISQNIPYIGYPRSLNALRCVNTAAEELDKN